The following proteins are encoded in a genomic region of Streptomyces sp. SLBN-31:
- the glgX gene encoding glycogen debranching protein GlgX, which yields MQVWPGEAYPLGATYDGAGTNFAVFSEAADRVELCLLHDDGSETAVELRESDAFVRHAYVPGIMPGQRYGFRVHGPYAPERGLRCNSAKLLLDPYARAISGSIRWGEEVYGYHFDAPDRRNDLDSAPHTMTSVVVNPYFDWGDDRRPRRGYHETVIYEAHVKGLTMQHPGLPEELRGTYAALAHPVIIEHLVELGVTALELMPVHQFVNDHRLVDMGLNNYWGYNTIGFFAPHNAYASWGDRGQQVLEFKSAVRALHEAGIEVILDVVYNHTAEGNHLGPTLSFKGIDNPQYYRLTDDPRYYMDTTGTGNSLLMRSPHVLQLIMDSLRYWVTDMHVDGFRFDLAATLARQFHEVDRLSSFFDLVQQDPVVSQVKLIAEPWDVGEGGYQVGNFPPLWTEWNGKYRDTVRDMWRGEQRALAEFASRLTGSSDLYQDDGRRPLASINFVTCHDGFTLHDLVSYNDKHNRANGEDNRDGESHNRSWNCGAEGATDDPEVLKLRARQMRNFVATLMLSQGVPMISHGDEFARTQDGNNNAYCQDNELSWVKWPATEQDEDDGGLPAFTRAMVWLRKDHPVFRRRRFFHGRPVEGTHDDLSDIAWFTPEGREMTQRDWDSAQASALTVFLNGNAISEPGARGERITDDSFLLMFNASPEPLDFVVPVNHGRQWQVVVDTARADGVPPAEGPKVTAGDRLTLVDRSLTVLQRPV from the coding sequence ATGCAGGTCTGGCCTGGCGAGGCGTATCCACTCGGTGCCACGTACGACGGCGCCGGCACGAACTTCGCGGTCTTCTCGGAGGCCGCGGACCGAGTAGAGCTGTGTCTGCTGCACGACGACGGCTCGGAAACGGCGGTGGAACTGCGCGAGAGCGACGCGTTCGTGCGGCACGCGTATGTGCCCGGCATCATGCCGGGCCAGCGCTACGGCTTCCGGGTGCACGGCCCGTACGCCCCGGAGCGCGGGCTGCGCTGCAACTCGGCGAAGCTGCTGCTCGACCCGTACGCGCGCGCGATCAGCGGTTCGATCCGCTGGGGCGAGGAGGTCTACGGCTACCACTTCGACGCACCAGACCGGCGCAACGACCTGGACTCGGCGCCGCACACGATGACGTCGGTCGTGGTCAACCCGTACTTCGACTGGGGCGACGACCGCCGCCCCCGCCGCGGCTACCACGAGACGGTGATCTACGAGGCCCATGTGAAGGGCCTCACCATGCAGCACCCGGGGCTGCCCGAGGAGCTGCGCGGCACCTACGCGGCGCTCGCGCACCCCGTGATCATCGAGCACCTGGTGGAGCTCGGCGTGACGGCGCTGGAGCTGATGCCGGTCCACCAGTTCGTCAACGACCACCGGCTGGTCGACATGGGCCTGAACAACTACTGGGGCTACAACACGATCGGCTTCTTCGCCCCGCACAACGCGTACGCCTCCTGGGGCGACCGCGGCCAGCAGGTCCTGGAGTTCAAGTCGGCCGTCCGGGCGCTGCACGAGGCCGGCATCGAGGTCATCCTCGACGTCGTCTACAACCACACGGCCGAGGGCAACCACCTGGGCCCGACGCTGTCCTTCAAGGGCATCGACAACCCGCAGTACTACCGGCTGACCGACGACCCCCGCTACTACATGGACACCACGGGCACCGGGAACTCGCTGCTCATGCGGTCGCCGCACGTCCTGCAGCTGATCATGGACTCGCTGCGGTACTGGGTGACCGACATGCACGTCGACGGCTTCCGCTTCGACCTCGCGGCGACCCTGGCCCGGCAGTTCCACGAGGTCGACCGGCTGTCGTCGTTCTTCGACCTGGTGCAGCAGGACCCGGTGGTCTCCCAGGTGAAGCTGATCGCCGAGCCCTGGGACGTCGGCGAGGGCGGCTACCAGGTGGGCAACTTCCCGCCGCTGTGGACCGAGTGGAACGGCAAGTACCGCGACACCGTGCGCGACATGTGGCGCGGCGAGCAGCGGGCCCTCGCGGAGTTCGCGTCCCGGCTGACCGGCTCCTCCGACCTCTACCAGGACGACGGCCGCCGCCCGCTGGCCTCGATCAACTTCGTGACCTGCCACGACGGCTTCACCCTGCACGACCTGGTGTCCTACAACGACAAGCACAACCGGGCCAACGGCGAGGACAACCGCGACGGCGAGAGCCACAACCGGTCGTGGAACTGCGGCGCGGAGGGCGCGACCGACGACCCCGAGGTGCTGAAACTCCGGGCGCGGCAGATGCGCAACTTCGTCGCCACCCTGATGCTGTCCCAGGGCGTGCCGATGATCAGCCACGGCGACGAGTTCGCCCGCACCCAGGACGGCAACAACAACGCCTACTGCCAGGACAACGAACTGTCCTGGGTGAAATGGCCCGCCACCGAGCAGGACGAGGACGACGGCGGGCTGCCGGCCTTCACGCGCGCGATGGTGTGGCTGCGCAAGGACCATCCCGTCTTCCGGCGCCGCCGCTTCTTCCACGGACGGCCCGTGGAGGGCACCCACGACGACCTGTCCGACATCGCGTGGTTCACCCCGGAGGGCCGGGAGATGACCCAGCGGGACTGGGACTCGGCGCAGGCGTCGGCGCTGACCGTGTTCCTCAACGGCAACGCGATCTCCGAGCCCGGAGCCCGGGGCGAGCGGATCACCGACGACTCGTTCCTGCTGATGTTCAACGCCTCGCCCGAGCCGCTGGACTTCGTCGTCCCGGTCAACCACGGCCGCCAGTGGCAGGTCGTCGTCGACACCGCCCGCGCGGACGGCGTACCGCCCGCGGAGGGCCCGAAGGTGACGGCCGGCGACCGGCTGACCCTGGTGGACCGCAGCCTGACCGTGTTGCAGCGGCCGGTCTAG
- a CDS encoding Tat pathway signal sequence domain protein — MRKIVHRHLGKVVAGAAIAVAGTAVMVGITLPGTAGADETGGKTGTRAGQQAGQGQDGAVPAGVVEQAPAQGDKGKGGDPLTDDEMKRAEQIAASRQLLKSAENVDGKRGPQRLTVDLADPENDETDDPSAPRRADVTFYDYSNDTLVTKTVNLDTGKVEDTGVQHGVQPPLSRAENAEAATLLIADPLGKGLRADYKDATGKDLTSADQLLLNGAVYRATPGAQPAVLDKCGEHRCVRLFPKVVNGPWIDARSFVIDLSAHKVAQLKRG, encoded by the coding sequence GTGCGCAAGATAGTGCACCGCCATCTGGGCAAGGTGGTGGCCGGTGCGGCCATCGCGGTGGCCGGGACCGCCGTGATGGTCGGGATCACGCTGCCGGGGACGGCAGGGGCGGACGAAACGGGAGGGAAGACGGGCACCCGGGCGGGGCAGCAGGCCGGCCAGGGGCAGGACGGGGCGGTACCGGCGGGCGTCGTCGAGCAGGCGCCGGCCCAGGGGGACAAGGGCAAGGGCGGTGATCCGCTGACCGACGACGAGATGAAGCGCGCCGAGCAGATCGCCGCGAGCCGGCAGCTGCTGAAGTCCGCCGAGAACGTCGACGGCAAGCGCGGCCCGCAGCGCCTGACGGTCGACCTCGCCGACCCGGAGAACGACGAGACCGACGACCCGTCCGCGCCGCGGCGGGCCGACGTGACGTTCTACGACTACAGCAACGACACGCTCGTCACCAAGACCGTCAACCTCGACACCGGCAAGGTCGAGGACACCGGCGTGCAGCACGGCGTGCAGCCGCCGCTGAGCCGCGCCGAGAACGCCGAGGCGGCCACGCTGCTGATCGCCGACCCGCTCGGCAAGGGCCTGCGGGCCGATTACAAGGACGCCACCGGCAAGGACCTCACCTCAGCCGACCAGCTGCTGCTCAACGGCGCCGTCTACCGTGCCACGCCGGGCGCCCAGCCCGCCGTGCTCGACAAGTGCGGCGAGCACCGTTGCGTGCGGCTGTTCCCCAAGGTCGTCAACGGCCCGTGGATCGACGCGAGGTCCTTCGTGATCGACCTGAGCGCCCACAAGGTCGCCCAGCTCAAGCGCGGCTGA
- a CDS encoding copper amine oxidase: protein MPVKRMSRARTRAAVGLSVAALAAGATTGAAPATAQPRTAGAAAADCSAAYKIEQKLSSGTTWRMCWRYDSKAGLVLDNVSYQPKGESAPIKVLNSARLAQIDVPYDDGSVEYDDLTGFGFAQGLMNLAPGECPGGTIKTVKVPDAWDPQHPNVNGLCTTTRSRGHAYRMQGDTANKVYQAQGKDLLVYTVNQVGWYEYMTEWRFQDDGTVNMNVGATGSLSYDDYDAGDGRGWPLGKGAKAYATSHSHNVFWRLDFGLDGSSKTKVEQYDSTVSAPAHGQEAPSAKTTRTKVAKELGGDYKAYRWWRVVSATGKNKDGHARSYEVVPGPTTKYAGRSFTKHDVYFTEYNKCEQFATNNTGNCPAGAGKSVEKWVNGQTLTHPIVWMNVGFHHIARDEDQQPMPIHWQGFSIAPRDVTAMNPLTPDELSWQNGHWRPRS from the coding sequence ATGCCCGTCAAGAGAATGAGCCGCGCCCGCACCCGGGCGGCCGTGGGCCTGTCGGTGGCCGCGCTGGCCGCCGGCGCGACCACCGGAGCCGCCCCGGCCACCGCCCAGCCGAGGACCGCCGGCGCGGCGGCCGCCGACTGCAGCGCCGCCTACAAGATCGAGCAGAAGCTCTCCAGCGGCACCACCTGGCGGATGTGCTGGCGCTACGACAGCAAGGCAGGGCTGGTCCTCGACAACGTCTCCTACCAGCCCAAGGGCGAGAGCGCGCCGATCAAGGTCCTCAACAGCGCCCGGCTCGCCCAGATCGACGTCCCCTACGACGACGGCAGCGTCGAGTACGACGACCTCACCGGCTTCGGCTTCGCCCAGGGCCTGATGAACCTCGCGCCCGGCGAGTGCCCCGGCGGCACCATCAAGACGGTCAAGGTCCCCGACGCCTGGGACCCGCAGCACCCGAACGTCAACGGCCTGTGCACCACCACGCGCTCGCGCGGGCACGCGTACCGGATGCAGGGCGACACCGCGAACAAGGTCTACCAGGCCCAGGGCAAGGACCTGCTCGTCTACACGGTCAACCAGGTCGGCTGGTACGAGTACATGACCGAGTGGCGCTTCCAGGACGACGGCACGGTCAACATGAACGTCGGCGCCACCGGCAGCCTGTCCTACGACGACTACGACGCCGGCGACGGCCGCGGCTGGCCGCTGGGCAAGGGCGCCAAGGCCTACGCCACCAGCCACAGCCACAACGTCTTCTGGCGGCTCGACTTCGGCCTCGACGGGTCCTCCAAGACGAAGGTCGAGCAGTACGACTCGACCGTCAGCGCGCCCGCGCACGGCCAGGAGGCGCCGAGCGCCAAGACCACCCGCACCAAGGTCGCCAAGGAGCTCGGCGGCGACTACAAGGCCTACCGCTGGTGGCGGGTGGTCAGCGCCACCGGCAAGAACAAGGACGGCCACGCGCGTTCGTACGAGGTCGTCCCCGGCCCCACCACCAAGTACGCGGGCCGCAGCTTCACCAAGCACGACGTGTACTTCACCGAGTACAACAAGTGCGAGCAGTTCGCCACCAACAACACCGGCAACTGCCCCGCCGGAGCGGGCAAGTCGGTGGAGAAGTGGGTCAACGGCCAGACGCTCACGCACCCGATCGTCTGGATGAACGTCGGCTTCCACCACATAGCGCGTGACGAGGACCAGCAGCCCATGCCCATCCACTGGCAGGGATTCTCCATCGCCCCCAGGGACGTGACCGCTATGAATCCGCTCACTCCGGACGAGCTCTCGTGGCAGAACGGCCACTGGCGGCCGCGTAGTTGA
- a CDS encoding SAV2148 family HEPN domain-containing protein, which yields MGSGGLELPPGDEGHEGNSADVPPGTVSLARPMETTSIGPELDWDADAWREVRTRAQRAGRAYIWLNLVEQRLRAVVAAVLRPIYEPVHGDEWVIAAAGPAGQEWVQRAVAVREVSRRKGYLLDPADDNVLSFLTLPQLRELMVQHWPCFEPYVDDRRDVELALDELEVTRNVVSRNRALSEAVLNQAERASARLLDALGAGGDVPSARRLPVDAVEDLVGDRYADVVAVHPDRVRLLRQFPAEDIFGGARRLDAVGIGLNLLVQNFSGRRLVRLAEAGCRVRLLFLNPASSAVKRRERELGMKRGELSRAVEMNILHMRRVRSRLRDPGAFEIQVYDETPRFSAYLVDGDGADGVAVVQSYLRRSRGMEAPVLVLRNGSRVVKSDEKNEGVDSGLFPTYREEFETTWVDSRPVS from the coding sequence GTGGGCTCGGGAGGGCTGGAGTTGCCCCCTGGTGACGAGGGTCACGAGGGGAACTCCGCAGACGTCCCGCCCGGCACGGTGTCCCTGGCCAGGCCGATGGAGACGACGTCCATCGGACCGGAGCTGGACTGGGACGCCGACGCCTGGCGCGAGGTGCGTACGCGCGCCCAGCGGGCCGGCCGGGCCTACATCTGGCTGAACCTCGTCGAACAGCGGCTGCGCGCGGTCGTGGCCGCTGTTCTGCGTCCCATCTACGAACCCGTCCACGGCGACGAGTGGGTGATCGCCGCGGCCGGGCCGGCGGGCCAGGAGTGGGTGCAGCGCGCGGTCGCGGTCCGCGAAGTCAGCCGACGCAAGGGCTACTTGCTCGATCCGGCCGACGACAACGTCCTCAGCTTCCTCACCCTGCCCCAGCTGCGCGAGCTCATGGTGCAGCACTGGCCGTGCTTCGAGCCCTACGTCGACGACCGCCGCGACGTCGAACTCGCCCTGGACGAGCTGGAGGTGACCCGCAACGTCGTCTCCCGCAACCGGGCCCTGTCGGAGGCCGTCCTGAACCAGGCCGAGCGGGCCTCGGCCAGGCTGCTGGACGCCCTCGGCGCGGGCGGTGACGTGCCGTCGGCCCGCCGCCTGCCGGTCGACGCGGTCGAGGACCTGGTGGGCGACCGGTACGCCGACGTGGTCGCCGTACACCCCGACCGGGTGCGGCTGCTGCGTCAGTTCCCCGCCGAGGACATCTTCGGCGGCGCCCGCCGTCTCGACGCCGTCGGCATCGGCCTCAACCTGCTCGTGCAGAACTTCTCCGGCCGCCGTCTGGTCCGTCTTGCCGAGGCCGGCTGCCGGGTGCGGCTGCTGTTCCTCAACCCCGCCTCCAGCGCGGTCAAACGGCGCGAGCGGGAACTCGGCATGAAACGCGGCGAACTGAGCCGCGCGGTCGAGATGAACATCCTGCACATGCGCCGGGTCCGCTCCCGGCTGCGCGACCCGGGCGCCTTCGAGATCCAGGTCTACGACGAGACACCGCGCTTCTCCGCCTACCTCGTCGACGGCGACGGCGCGGACGGCGTCGCCGTCGTGCAGTCCTACCTGCGCCGGTCCCGGGGGATGGAGGCGCCGGTGCTCGTCCTGCGCAACGGCAGCCGCGTGGTCAAGTCGGACGAGAAGAACGAAGGGGTCGACAGTGGTCTCTTCCCGACATACCGCGAAGAGTTCGAAACGACCTGGGTGGATTCGCGTCCCGTGTCCTGA
- a CDS encoding 3'-5' exonuclease has translation MAWHRELLIGFDLETTGTDPREARIVTGAVIEVRGGQPMGRREWLADPGVEIPADAVAVHGISNERATAEGRPADQVADAIADVLTSYWTAGVPVVAYNAAFDLSLLSAELRRHALPSLSDRLGGLDPAPVIDPYTIDRWVDRYRRGKRNLEAVCAEYGVPLEAAHDASADALAAAGLACAIADRHPKIAALGPAELHRRQIEWYAQWAADFQSFLRRKGDATAVVDGTWPLRQLTDEPV, from the coding sequence ATGGCCTGGCACCGGGAACTGCTGATCGGCTTCGACCTGGAGACGACCGGTACGGATCCGCGCGAGGCGCGCATCGTCACGGGGGCCGTGATCGAGGTCAGGGGCGGACAGCCCATGGGGCGCCGGGAATGGCTGGCGGATCCGGGCGTGGAGATCCCGGCCGACGCGGTGGCCGTGCACGGGATCAGCAACGAGCGGGCGACCGCCGAGGGCCGCCCGGCCGACCAGGTGGCCGACGCCATCGCGGACGTGCTCACCTCGTACTGGACAGCGGGCGTCCCGGTCGTCGCCTACAACGCCGCCTTCGACCTGAGCCTGCTCTCCGCCGAGTTGCGCCGCCACGCACTGCCCTCCCTGAGCGACCGCCTCGGCGGCCTCGACCCCGCGCCGGTCATCGACCCGTACACCATCGACCGCTGGGTCGACCGGTACCGCCGCGGCAAGCGCAACCTCGAAGCGGTCTGCGCGGAGTACGGCGTCCCCCTGGAGGCCGCCCACGACGCCTCGGCCGACGCCCTCGCCGCGGCCGGCCTGGCCTGCGCGATAGCCGACCGCCACCCCAAGATCGCGGCCCTCGGCCCGGCGGAACTGCACCGCCGCCAGATCGAGTGGTACGCGCAGTGGGCGGCGGACTTCCAGAGCTTTCTGCGCCGCAAGGGCGACGCGACGGCGGTGGTCGACGGGACCTGGCCGCTGCGGCAACTGACGGACGAACCGGTCTGA
- a CDS encoding DMT family transporter has protein sequence MTDVRRTDAVLLLVAVVWGSSYLSAQTATFALPVLTVLFARYALSALACLGLVAARRGPRPWTRDELRAGLPLGVTQAAVLVVETYGVAHTSAANAGLIISLTIVLTPLLDRSRGALPASYFAAAGVCVLAVGLLMSGNGFHTPRLGDLLMLGAAVIRAGHVAFVGRLTGGRAVRPLHLTTVQALVGTCLFLPGAANGLPALSRAGAATWTQLVYLALFCSVFAFLAQTWAVQRTSASRASLLLGTEPVWAVAAGVALGGERYGVLTVLGAALLVAGTYWGQSVERADRRRRTESPDLLVASPVGG, from the coding sequence ATGACCGACGTCCGCCGCACCGATGCCGTGCTCCTCCTTGTCGCCGTCGTCTGGGGTTCGAGCTATCTCTCCGCCCAGACCGCCACCTTCGCGCTTCCCGTCCTGACGGTGCTGTTCGCGCGGTACGCCCTGTCCGCGCTGGCCTGTCTGGGGCTGGTCGCCGCCCGCCGGGGACCGCGTCCATGGACCCGGGACGAGCTTCGGGCCGGGCTTCCGCTGGGCGTGACGCAGGCCGCGGTCCTGGTCGTGGAGACGTACGGCGTCGCCCACACCAGTGCCGCCAACGCGGGGCTGATCATCAGCCTCACCATCGTGCTCACCCCGCTTTTGGACCGTTCACGCGGCGCGCTGCCCGCCTCCTACTTCGCAGCCGCCGGCGTGTGCGTCCTGGCCGTCGGGCTGCTGATGTCCGGCAACGGATTCCACACCCCACGCCTCGGTGACCTCCTGATGCTGGGCGCCGCGGTGATACGGGCGGGCCATGTCGCTTTCGTCGGGCGGCTCACCGGTGGCCGGGCCGTCCGTCCGCTGCATCTGACGACCGTGCAGGCTCTGGTCGGCACCTGCCTGTTCCTGCCCGGCGCCGCGAACGGTCTGCCCGCGCTGTCCCGGGCCGGCGCGGCGACCTGGACGCAGCTGGTGTATCTCGCCCTGTTCTGCAGCGTGTTCGCCTTCCTCGCGCAGACCTGGGCCGTGCAGCGCACCTCCGCCAGCCGCGCCAGCCTGCTGCTGGGCACGGAACCGGTCTGGGCCGTCGCGGCCGGCGTCGCCCTCGGCGGCGAGCGCTACGGTGTGCTCACCGTCCTCGGCGCGGCCCTGCTCGTCGCCGGCACCTACTGGGGGCAGTCCGTGGAACGCGCGGACCGCCGACGGCGCACGGAGAGCCCGGACCTCCTTGTCGCGAGCCCCGTGGGCGGCTGA
- a CDS encoding LysR family transcriptional regulator, translated as MDERQLRILRELGELGSVTAVAEALLVTPSAISQQLRLLQRSIPVPLTERQGRRLVLTDAGQALARAAIEVETALARARHSVGEFLDQGAGEVSVAAFHSAGTTFFPLLLRALTGPGAPVVRLADEDVAQEDFPRLTREYDLVLAHRLVHAPPWPDTVTVTTLLREPLDVAMPADHPLAAKRRVTPRDVADQPWITVHDGFPVLATIEAIAAAAGRRLRLVHRINEFTVVAEAVAAGGGLALMPRWTMRPHPELVLRPLSGVRARRHIDVLHRPERAARAAVRCVLTELRRAAHTIRNGETA; from the coding sequence ATGGACGAACGTCAGTTGCGGATCCTGCGGGAGCTCGGCGAGCTGGGCAGTGTCACGGCGGTCGCCGAGGCGCTGCTGGTCACCCCTTCGGCGATCTCCCAGCAGCTGCGGCTGCTGCAGCGGTCGATCCCGGTGCCGCTCACCGAGCGCCAGGGGAGACGGCTGGTGCTCACCGACGCCGGTCAGGCGCTGGCGAGGGCGGCGATCGAGGTGGAGACGGCGCTGGCCCGGGCCCGGCACAGCGTCGGGGAGTTCCTGGACCAGGGGGCGGGCGAGGTCTCCGTGGCGGCGTTCCACAGCGCGGGCACGACGTTCTTCCCCCTCCTCCTGCGCGCGCTCACGGGGCCCGGCGCCCCGGTCGTCAGACTCGCCGACGAGGACGTGGCCCAGGAGGACTTCCCCCGGCTCACCCGCGAGTACGACCTGGTGCTCGCCCACCGCCTGGTCCACGCCCCGCCCTGGCCGGACACGGTGACGGTGACCACGCTGCTGCGCGAACCCCTCGATGTGGCGATGCCCGCCGACCACCCGCTGGCCGCCAAACGCCGAGTCACCCCGCGCGATGTCGCCGACCAGCCGTGGATCACCGTCCACGACGGCTTCCCGGTCCTGGCGACGATCGAGGCGATCGCGGCCGCGGCCGGCCGGCGCCTTCGACTCGTCCATCGCATCAACGAGTTCACGGTGGTCGCCGAGGCGGTGGCAGCCGGCGGCGGCCTCGCCCTGATGCCCCGCTGGACGATGCGACCGCATCCGGAACTGGTCCTGAGGCCCCTGAGCGGCGTGCGGGCCAGACGCCACATCGACGTCCTCCACCGCCCCGAACGCGCGGCCCGGGCAGCGGTGCGATGCGTCCTCACCGAGCTTCGCCGGGCGGCGCACACGATCCGGAACGGCGAGACCGCCTAG
- a CDS encoding phosphotransferase enzyme family protein, translating into MDEARARDVLAAADVLPGPARDARLLALGENAVFAAGDLVVKVGRDAELLDRARRELAIALWLAEAGVPAVRAARPEPLLVEGHPVTVWQRMPDAVRPAEPRDLAELLRVVHALPAPAFALPPRELLGGVERWLRLAGDAIDPADAAYLRERRDGFAAAAGALTPRLAPGPIHGDALPRNVHVGPDGPVLVDLETFASDFREHDLVVMALSRDRYGLAAEAYDSFTEAYGWDVREWEGCSVLRGARETASCAWVAQHAPSNPNALAEFRRRVASLRDGDEGVRWYPF; encoded by the coding sequence ATGGACGAGGCACGGGCGCGGGACGTACTGGCCGCGGCGGACGTGCTGCCCGGCCCGGCACGGGACGCGCGGCTCCTCGCCCTCGGCGAGAACGCCGTGTTCGCCGCCGGTGACCTGGTCGTCAAGGTGGGCCGGGACGCGGAGCTGCTCGACCGGGCGCGGCGCGAACTGGCCATCGCGCTGTGGCTGGCCGAGGCCGGCGTGCCGGCGGTACGGGCGGCGCGGCCGGAGCCGCTGCTGGTCGAGGGGCACCCGGTGACCGTGTGGCAGCGGATGCCGGACGCGGTGCGGCCCGCCGAACCCCGGGATTTGGCCGAACTGTTGCGGGTGGTCCACGCCCTGCCCGCGCCCGCGTTCGCGCTGCCGCCGCGTGAACTGCTGGGCGGGGTGGAGCGGTGGCTGCGGCTCGCGGGGGACGCGATCGACCCGGCCGACGCCGCGTATCTGCGCGAGCGGCGGGACGGGTTCGCTGCGGCCGCGGGCGCGTTGACGCCGCGGCTGGCTCCGGGGCCGATCCACGGGGACGCGTTGCCCCGCAATGTGCACGTCGGTCCCGACGGGCCGGTGCTGGTGGATCTGGAGACCTTCGCCTCGGACTTCCGTGAGCACGATCTGGTGGTGATGGCACTCTCCCGGGACCGGTACGGGTTGGCGGCCGAGGCCTACGACTCGTTCACCGAGGCGTACGGCTGGGACGTACGGGAGTGGGAGGGGTGCTCGGTCCTGCGCGGCGCCAGGGAGACGGCCAGTTGTGCGTGGGTGGCCCAGCACGCGCCGAGCAACCCCAATGCGCTGGCCGAGTTCCGGCGCAGGGTGGCGTCGCTGCGGGACGGGGACGAGGGCGTGCGGTGGTATCCGTTCTGA
- a CDS encoding carbohydrate ABC transporter permease, which translates to MTLVTATKRSAQRTPRAAGGPDRPLRDRGAWFLVLPALIPILVLSVGPLLYGILLAFTDSQSGRTQPTRWIGGLNFQDLLHDTLFWESFRIGLVWAVGVTVPQFLLALGLALLLGQDLRLRWLARALAIIPWAMPDVVVGIMWRLVYNPDAGVLAETLHDLGLGGGHDWLSGLGTALPAVIVVGVWAGMPQTTVALLAGLQNTPRELHEAAAVDGAGAWRRFRTVTWPALRPVALAITALNLIWNFNSFALVYVLTGGGPGGRTRLPMLFAYEEAFRYGQFGYAAAMGCVMVAVISVLLALFLVGRLRGGDDR; encoded by the coding sequence GTGACCTTGGTGACCGCGACGAAGCGGTCGGCGCAGCGCACGCCGCGCGCCGCCGGCGGCCCGGACCGGCCGCTCCGCGACCGCGGGGCCTGGTTCCTCGTCCTGCCCGCGCTGATCCCGATCCTCGTCCTGAGCGTCGGACCGCTGCTCTACGGCATCCTGCTGGCCTTCACCGACTCCCAGTCGGGCCGCACCCAGCCCACTCGGTGGATCGGCGGCCTCAACTTCCAGGACCTGCTGCACGACACACTGTTCTGGGAGTCGTTCCGCATCGGACTGGTGTGGGCGGTCGGCGTGACCGTGCCGCAGTTCCTGCTGGCACTCGGCCTCGCCCTGCTGCTCGGCCAGGACCTGCGGCTGAGGTGGCTGGCCCGTGCCCTGGCGATCATCCCGTGGGCCATGCCCGATGTGGTCGTCGGCATCATGTGGCGGCTGGTCTACAACCCGGACGCGGGCGTCCTCGCCGAGACCCTGCACGACCTCGGCCTCGGCGGCGGCCACGACTGGCTCAGCGGTCTGGGCACCGCCCTGCCCGCGGTGATCGTCGTGGGCGTCTGGGCCGGCATGCCGCAGACCACGGTGGCACTGCTCGCCGGCCTGCAGAACACCCCGCGCGAGCTGCACGAGGCCGCCGCCGTCGACGGAGCGGGCGCCTGGCGCCGCTTCCGCACGGTCACCTGGCCCGCCCTCAGACCGGTCGCCCTCGCCATCACCGCCCTCAACCTCATCTGGAACTTCAACTCCTTCGCCCTGGTCTACGTCCTGACAGGCGGCGGTCCCGGGGGTCGCACCCGGCTGCCCATGCTGTTCGCCTACGAAGAGGCCTTCCGCTACGGCCAGTTCGGCTACGCGGCGGCGATGGGCTGCGTGATGGTCGCCGTGATCTCGGTGCTCCTCGCCCTGTTCCTGGTGGGCCGGCTCAGGGGAGGCGACGACCGTTGA
- a CDS encoding carbohydrate ABC transporter permease, with protein sequence MRTSTTARAGQYAALLAYLAFLAFPFLWLVSTAFKSPRELGSPHPTWIPRHPTLDNFRQAFDAQPLLHAALNSLLAAVGAAVVAVVIATPLAYVMARRRTALTRGATGWVVVSQAFPLVLVIIPLFLVLKNLRLIDSLAGLTLVYVVWALPFALWMLAGYVRAVPAEVEEAAAVDGAGRARTLVSVVAPLLAPGIVATGLFAFVTAWNEFFFALVLLKTPQKQTLPVVLTHFIGAEGVADLGPLAAAAFLATLPSLVVFAVVQRRITGGMLTGAVKN encoded by the coding sequence TTGAGGACCTCGACGACCGCGCGGGCCGGCCAGTACGCGGCCCTGCTCGCCTATCTCGCCTTCCTGGCCTTCCCGTTCCTCTGGCTGGTCTCGACCGCCTTCAAGTCGCCCCGCGAGCTGGGCAGTCCGCACCCGACCTGGATCCCGCGTCATCCCACCCTCGACAACTTCCGACAGGCCTTCGACGCGCAGCCCCTGCTGCACGCCGCCCTCAACTCCCTGCTGGCCGCCGTCGGTGCCGCCGTCGTCGCCGTGGTGATCGCGACCCCGCTGGCCTACGTCATGGCCCGCCGCCGTACCGCGCTGACCCGGGGCGCCACCGGGTGGGTGGTGGTCAGCCAGGCGTTCCCCCTGGTCCTGGTGATCATCCCGCTGTTCCTGGTGCTGAAGAACCTCCGGCTGATCGACTCCCTGGCGGGGCTGACGCTGGTGTACGTGGTGTGGGCGCTGCCGTTCGCGCTGTGGATGCTCGCCGGGTATGTACGGGCGGTGCCGGCCGAGGTCGAGGAGGCGGCGGCCGTCGACGGCGCCGGGCGGGCCCGCACGCTCGTCTCGGTCGTCGCGCCGCTGCTCGCGCCGGGCATCGTGGCGACGGGGCTGTTCGCCTTCGTCACAGCCTGGAACGAGTTCTTCTTCGCGCTCGTCCTGCTGAAGACACCGCAGAAACAGACCCTGCCGGTCGTCCTCACCCATTTCATCGGCGCCGAGGGTGTCGCGGACCTCGGCCCGCTCGCGGCGGCCGCCTTCCTCGCGACACTGCCCTCGCTGGTCGTGTTCGCGGTCGTGCAGCGACGTATCACCGGCGGCATGCTCACCGGGGCGGTGAAGAACTGA